A region of Mammaliicoccus sp. Dog046 DNA encodes the following proteins:
- a CDS encoding DUF5325 family protein, producing MKKSKAIFVLLALIVTIFLLAFSFALAEGSILFMLLAVLLIIATMGYGFTLKKKYRENGWL from the coding sequence ATGAAAAAATCTAAAGCAATATTTGTCTTACTTGCTTTAATAGTTACGATTTTCCTTTTAGCTTTTAGCTTTGCGTTAGCAGAAGGTTCTATCTTATTCATGTTGCTAGCTGTATTGTTAATTATTGCTACAATGGGTTACGGCTTCACGCTTAAAAAGAAATATCGTGAAAATGGTTGGCTTTAA
- a CDS encoding inositol monophosphatase family protein produces the protein MEIYKFGYSIIKEAGSKIRESIGEELQIETKSNPNDLVTNIDKETEERLFKQIHDKYPEHHILGEEGHGKDIKDTNGVLWIIDPIDGTLNFVHQQENFAISIGIFIDGEKYAGFVYDVMNDKLYHALAGQGAWLNDQALKPLEHTELKKSLISTNPLWLTKEKLYPIYAPIVDQSRSTRAYGSAALDFANVAKGITSAYLTMRLQPWDFAGGLVIVEEVGAIVTNQLGEPLNILEANSILIGNKAIHDEILNQYFLPHRALLSEIHSDRFRGKS, from the coding sequence ATGGAAATATATAAATTTGGTTATAGCATCATTAAAGAAGCGGGTAGTAAGATTCGTGAATCTATAGGCGAAGAGCTTCAAATTGAAACAAAATCAAATCCCAATGACTTAGTGACAAACATCGATAAAGAAACAGAGGAAAGACTTTTTAAACAAATTCATGATAAATATCCTGAACATCATATTCTTGGTGAAGAAGGACATGGTAAGGATATTAAAGATACAAATGGCGTGTTATGGATTATTGATCCTATTGACGGTACTTTAAACTTTGTACATCAGCAAGAAAATTTTGCTATATCCATTGGTATTTTTATAGATGGTGAAAAGTATGCTGGTTTTGTTTATGATGTGATGAATGACAAATTGTATCATGCTTTAGCTGGACAAGGGGCGTGGTTAAATGATCAAGCGTTGAAACCGCTCGAACATACAGAGTTGAAAAAGAGTTTGATATCGACCAATCCATTATGGTTAACTAAGGAAAAACTTTATCCAATATATGCACCGATTGTTGATCAATCAAGAAGTACGCGTGCGTATGGATCAGCTGCTTTAGATTTTGCTAATGTAGCTAAAGGAATAACAAGTGCATATTTAACGATGAGGTTACAGCCTTGGGATTTTGCTGGTGGATTAGTAATCGTTGAAGAGGTTGGTGCAATTGTTACAAATCAATTAGGTGAACCATTAAATATATTAGAAGCCAATTCGATATTGATTGGAAATAAAGCGATACACGATGAAATATTAAACCAATATTTCTTGCCACATCGTGCGTTACTTTCCGAGATTCATTCAGATAGATTTAGAGGAAAATCGTAA
- a CDS encoding DUF1054 domain-containing protein, producing MSKYTFKQKDFKVFSIDGLENRMEALDEHVRPQLNALGEKYSHYLTEQTGDTFYHHVAKHARRTVNPPKDTWVAFATNQRGYKMLPHFQIGLFESQLFVMFGVMHENKNKGHMADFLSKNIHLLESLPSDYSLCFDHYKIDKSPIDTLSTDDLKHHIKRLKDIKKAEFFVARTLDPKSEVLKTDKAFVQFLNETFDEFIKFYE from the coding sequence ATGTCTAAGTATACTTTTAAACAAAAAGATTTTAAAGTTTTTAGTATTGATGGTTTAGAAAATAGAATGGAAGCATTAGATGAACACGTGAGACCACAATTAAATGCATTAGGTGAAAAATATAGCCATTATTTAACAGAACAAACTGGAGATACTTTCTATCATCACGTTGCCAAACATGCACGTAGAACAGTAAATCCACCAAAAGATACATGGGTAGCCTTTGCCACAAATCAACGTGGATATAAAATGTTACCACACTTTCAAATCGGCTTATTTGAATCACAATTATTTGTAATGTTCGGTGTTATGCACGAAAATAAAAACAAAGGTCATATGGCAGATTTCTTAAGTAAAAACATACATTTACTCGAGTCATTACCAAGTGATTATTCATTATGTTTTGATCATTATAAAATAGATAAGTCACCAATCGATACTTTATCTACAGATGATTTAAAGCATCATATAAAAAGATTAAAAGACATTAAAAAAGCTGAATTCTTTGTTGCTCGAACACTAGACCCTAAATCAGAAGTGTTGAAGACAGATAAAGCATTTGTTCAATTTTTAAATGAAACATTCGATGAATTCATCAAGTTTTATGAATAA
- a CDS encoding DUF4064 domain-containing protein: MKRTLEFTLLILGLICSFIYIIFAFILKAGLNAPDAQAQFTKAFEENNQNNSEISADQVFAMLNPASNLVIVILIISIIFAIVAMIFVKRQRILAGVLAIIAGLISILTFNIFSLVFFIVAGIVLFVRKDESKHQFEDVNFQDNNHSADDEIYHQENDFNERHKKKKDDDPYIY, from the coding sequence ATGAAAAGAACATTAGAGTTTACGCTCTTAATTTTAGGATTGATATGTTCGTTTATTTATATCATATTCGCATTTATTCTGAAAGCTGGTTTAAATGCACCAGATGCACAAGCTCAATTCACTAAAGCATTTGAAGAAAATAATCAGAATAATTCTGAAATAAGTGCTGATCAAGTATTCGCCATGTTAAATCCAGCTTCGAATCTAGTAATAGTTATTTTAATTATCTCTATTATATTTGCAATAGTTGCGATGATTTTTGTTAAAAGACAGCGCATCTTAGCAGGTGTACTAGCAATAATTGCAGGATTAATATCTATCCTTACATTTAACATCTTTTCACTCGTATTTTTCATTGTCGCTGGAATCGTACTTTTTGTGAGAAAAGACGAATCAAAGCATCAATTTGAAGATGTAAACTTCCAAGATAATAATCATAGTGCAGATGATGAGATTTATCATCAAGAGAATGATTTCAATGAAAGACATAAAAAGAAAAAAGATGACGATCCATATATTTATTAA